A genomic window from Salvelinus namaycush isolate Seneca chromosome 5, SaNama_1.0, whole genome shotgun sequence includes:
- the LOC120048325 gene encoding complement C3-like, with amino-acid sequence MWVGKLLCLAALAVALSLPTLSDGAALQVLSAPNLLRVGSNENIFVESQDHAGGPLNVKIMVKNHPTQSKELVSKSVVLDQANNFQAMTQLVIPEGEHFFVDDPKQKQYVVLQAQFPDRLLEKVVLVSFQYGYIFIQTDKTIYTPASTVYYRVFSMTPGLEPLTREIFEDKEVTKNKDIAVIVEIMTPENITIFRQIVNPDKGVKSGQYILPDVSFGTWHIVTRFRSTPQNTFSSDFEVKEYVLPSFEVSLTPAKAFFYVDDKDLTVDITARYLYGKEVTGTGYVVFGVITTDNKKNIFPASLQRVEIKEGKGVACLKNEHITQTFHNIHDLVKQSIFVSVSVLTEGGGEMVEAEKRGIQIVTSPYTILFKRTPKYFKPGMPFDVSVYITNPDNSPASGVEIEVTPDNAKGVTGTNGFAKISLNTVASARELAITVKTKDPAILHNRQAEATMKALPYRTSTGNFLHVDVCSNELKIGDPIKINLNLGPTPIQVHDLTYMFLSRGQLVKVGRFKRQGNTLVTLSVPVSKEMLPSFRIVAYYHVGAADLVADSVWVDIKVSCMGSLKVTSTRPKPSYEPGKEFSLTITGDPGAKVGLVAVDKGVYVLNSKHRLTQAKIWNTIEKHDTGCTAGGGADNMGVFYDAGLVFETNTAKGTGIRTDPSCPVSSRRRRAVTISDGITSMASKYNGLAKVCCVDGMRDNTMGYTCDRRAQYITDGDVCVQAFLVCCTEMASKKIESKQDALLLSRSEEDDDDAYMQSEDIVSRRQIPESWMWEDTNLPECPAQDKHCESTSVIRNIILKDSITSWQITAISLSKTHGICVADPFEMIVLKEFFIDLKLPYRAVRNEQLEVKAILHNYSEDPITVCVELMENDEVCSSASKKGKYRQEVNMDAMSTRVVSYVIIPMKQGMYSIEVKASVKNSDSNDEVKRDLRVVAEGVLVKKETNVLLNPAKHGGKQTSHIIRGVPRNQVPNSDADTLISVTGGVQTSVLEEQAISGDSLGSLIVQPGGCGEQNMIYMTLPVIATHYLDTTKKWEDIGLDRRNTAIKYINIGYQRELAYRKEDGSYAAWVHRQSSTWLTAYVVKVFAMSSTLISVQENVLCSAVKWLILNTQQPDGIFNEFAPVLYAEMTGNVRGLDNDASMTAFVLIAVQEARSLCEQSVNSLPGSMAKAVAYLEHRLPHLTNSYAVAMTSYALANAAKLNKDILLKFASPQLDHWPVPGGYQYTLEATSYALLALVKVKAFEEAGPIVSWLKKQKTVREGYRSTQSIIMVFQAVAEYWSHVKDLKDFDLHINLEVAGRASVTRWYINNKNQFHTRTDKVKSIDKDLTVTASGNGEATLSVVTLYYVLPEEKDSDCESFDLSVTLTKMDKTSHEDAKESFMLTIEVLYRNSERDATMSILDIGLLTGFIVDTDDLKRLSTGRERYIEKFEMDKVLSERGSLILYLNKVSRELEYRISFKIHRVQEVGVLQPAAVSVYEYYNQKPCEKFYHPQREGGTLSRLSLGDVCTCAEESCSMQKKDEPDVNRNTTVLS; translated from the coding sequence ATGTGGGTCGGCAAGTTGCTGTGTCTGGCCGCTCTGGCTGTAGCCCTCTCCTTACCTACCTTATCTGATGGAGCTGCACTACAAGTGTTGTCagctcctaacctgctgcgtgtGGGCAGTAATGAGAACATCTTTGTGGAATCTCAGGACCATGCAGGAGGTCCCCTGAATGTTAAGATCATGGTGAAGAACCACCCTACGCAGAGCAAAGAGCTAGTCTCTAAATCAGTGGTTCTGGATCAAGCGAACAACTTCCAGGCTATGACACAACTCGTCATCCCAGAGGGGGAGCACTTTTTTGTGGATGACCCCAAGCAGAAGCAGTATGTGGTCCTCCAGGCCCAGTTCCCTGACCGCCTCCTGGAGAAGGTTGTCCTGGTCTCCTTCCAGTATGGATACATCTTCATCCAGACTGACAAGACCATTTACACTCCGGCCAGCACCGTCTACTACAGAGTGTTCTCTATGACTCCTGGCCTGGAGCCTCTGACCAGGGAGATATTTGAGGACAAGGAGGTCACCAAGAACAAAGATATCGCAGTCATTGTGGAGATCATGACTCCTGAAAACATCACCATCTTCAGGCAGATCGTCAACCCAGACAAGGGAGTCAAATCTGGACAGTACATCCTCCCTGACGTTAGTTTCGGGACATGGCATATAGTCACGAGGTTCCGGAGCACTCCTCAAAATACCTTCTCATCTGACTTTGAGGTCAAGGAGTATGTTCTGCCCAGCTTCGAGGTTAGTCTGACCCCAGCTAAAGCCTTCTTCTACGTTGACGACAAAGACCTGACTGTTGACATCACTGCCAGGTATCTATACGGTAAGGAAGTGACAGGGACAGGCTATGTGGTGTTTGGTGTCATCACAACAGATAACAAGAAAAATATCTTCCCTGCCTCTCTGCAGAGAGTAGAGATCAAAGAAGGTAAAGGAGTGGCTTGTCTGAAAAATGAACACATCACACAGACTTTCCACAACATCCATGATCTGGTCAAACAGTCCATCTTCGTATCAGTCAGCGTGTTAACAGAGGGTGGGGGTGAAATGGTagaggcagagaagagagggatcCAGATTGTCACTTCGCCATACACCATCCTCTTCAAGAGAACGCCCAAATACTTCAAACCTGGCATGCCCTTCGACGTCTCTGTTTACATTACGAATCCCGACAACTCTCCAGCAAGTGGAGTGGAGATTGAGGTGACTCCAGATAATGCTAAAGGGGTGACCGGGACCAACGGTTTTGCTAAAATATCACTTAACACTGTGGCATCAGCCAGAGAGCTGGCAATCACTGTGAAGACCAAGGACCCAGCGATCCTCCACAACAGACAGGCGGAGGCCACCATGAAGGCTCTCCCCTACAGAACTTCCACCGGGAACTTTCTCCATGTTGATGTTTGTTCTAATGAGTTGAAGATTGGAGACCCCATTAAGATCAATCTGAACCTGGGACCCACCCCCATACAAGTCCATGACCTTACATACATGTTCCTGAGTAGAGGTCAGCTGGTGAAAGTGGGCCGATTCAAAAGACAGGGCAACacactggtgacactgtcagtgccTGTCTCCAAGGAGATGCTTCCGTCGTTCCGCATCGTAGCGTACTACCATGTGGGAGCAGCTGACCTGGTGGCAGACTCTGTCTGGGTTGACATCAAGGTCTCCTGCATGGGCTCACTGAAAGTGACATCGACCAGGCCCAAGCCATCCTATGAGCCTGGTAAGGAGTTCAGTCTAACCATCACTGGAGATCCGGGAGCTAAAGTAGGACTGGTGGCTGTAGACAAGGGAGTCTACGTTCTCAACAGCAAACACCGTCTCACACAGGCCAAGATCTGGAACACCATAGAGAAGCATGATACAGGCTGTACAGCTGGAGGGGGAGCAGATAATATGGGGGTGTTCTACGATGCTGGTCTGGTTTTTGAGACCAACACTGCTAAAGGGACTGGGATCAGAACAGACCCCAGCTGTCCTGTTAGTTCAAGGCGGAGACGAGCAGTGACCATCAGTGACGGCATCACTAGTATGGCGAGTAAGTACAATGGTCTGGCCAAGGTGTGTTGTGTGGACGGGATGAGGGACAACACCATGGGATATACCTGTGACAGAcgggcccagtacatcacagatgGGGACGTCTGCGTCCAAGCCTTCCTTGTCTGCTGCACTGAGATGGCCTCCAAGAAGATAGAATCCAAACAGGATGCACTGCTGCTCTCACGCagtgaggaggatgatgatgatgcgtACATGCAGTCTGAAGACATTGTGTCTCGTCGTCAGATCCCTGAGAGCTGGATGTGGGAGGACACCAATCTTCCTGAATGCCCTGCCCAAGACAAGCACTGCGAGTCCACATCTGTAATAAGGAACATCATCCTAAAGGATTCCATCACCAGCTGGCAAATAACAGCCATCAGCCTGTCTAAAACTCATGGTATCTGTGTGGCAGATCCATTTGAGATGATAGTTCTAAAGGAGTTCTTCATCGACCTCAAGCTgccctacagagccgtccgcaaCGAACAGCTGGAGGTCAAAGCAATCCTCCACAACTACAGCGAAGACcccatcactgtgtgtgtggagctgatGGAGAATGACGAGGTGTGCAGCTCGGCAAGCAAGAAGGGTAAGTACAGGCAAGAAGTGAACATGGATGCCATGTCCACCCGGGTTGTCTCCTATGTCATCATCCCTATGAAGCAGGGAATGTACTCCATTGAGGTCAAGGCATCTGTGAAAAACTCTGACAGCAATGACGAGGTGAAGAGGGATCTGCGCGTTGTGGCTGAGGGAGTGCTGGTCAAGAAGGAAACCAACGTACTCCTGAATCCGGCTAAACATGGTGGTAAGCAGACGTCACACATAATCAGGGGAGTCCCCCGAAACCAGGTGCCAAACTCTGATGCTGACACACTGATCAGTGTGACAGGTGGAGTGCAGACCAGTGTGCTGGAGGAGCAGGCCATCAGTGGAGACTCTCTGGGCAGTCTGATAGTTCAGCCAGGTGGGTGTGGGGAACAGAACATGATCTACATGACCCTGCCTGTCATTGCTACACACTACCTAGACACTACCAAAAAGTGGGAGGATATTGGCCTGGACAGACGGAACACAGCCATCAAGTACATCAACATTGGTTACCAACGTGAGCTGGCCTACCGTAAAGAAGATGGCTCCTATGCTGCCTGGGTCCACAGACAGAGCAGCACCTGGCTGACAGCATACGTGGTGAAGGTGTTTGCCATGTCCAGTACATTGATCAGTGTTCAGGAAAACGTGCTCTGTTCTGCTGTCAAGTGGCTGATCCTGAACACACAACAGCCAGATGGAATCTTCAATGAGTTTGCTCCTGTCCTTTACGCAGAGATGACGGGTAACGTGAGGGGATTGGACAATGACGCCTCCATGACAGCTTTTGTTCTTATTGCCGTGCAGGAAGCAAGATCACTGTGTGAGCAGTCTGTCAACAGCCTACCAGGCAGTATGGCTAAGGCAGTAGCGTACCTCGAGCACCGTCTGCCCCACCTGACGAACTCCTATGCTGTAGCTATGACCTCCTATGCTCTGGCCAATGCGGCGAAACTCAACAAggacattctactgaagttcGCCTCTCCACAGCTGGACCACTGGCCAGTCCCTGGGGGTTACCAGTACACGCTGGAGGCCACGTCGTACGCCCTGCTTGCCCTGGTCAAGGTGAAGGCCTTCGAAGAGGCCGGTCCCATAGTCAGTTGGCTCAAAAAGCAGAAGACGGTGCGAGAGGGATACAGATCCACACAGTCCATCATCATGGTGTTCCAGGCTGTGGCTGAATATTGGAGCCACGTGAAGGACCTGAAAGACTTTGACTTGCACATCAACCTAGAGGTGGCAGGCAGGGCATCAGTCACCAGGTGGTACATCAACAACAAGAACCAGTTCCACACTCGTACAGACAAGGTCAAGTCCATAGACAAGGACTTGACTGTAACAGCCTCAGGAAATGGTGAGGCGACCTTGTCGGTGGTGACACTGTACTATGTCCTGCCAGAGGAAAAGGACAGTGACTGTGAAAGCTTTGACCTCTCTGTCACCCTCACTAAAATGGACAAAACAAGCCACGAGGACGCCAAGGAGTCATTTATGCTCACTATTGAGGTGTTGTATCGTAACTCAGAGAGAGATGCGACCATGTCTATTCTGGACATCGGCTTGCTGACCGGCTTCATTGTAGACACAGACGATCTGAAAAGGTTGTCCACGGGTAGGGAGCGCTACATAGAGAAGTTTGAGATGGACAAAGTTCTATCTGAAAGAGGATCTCTCATCCTATATCTGAACAAGGTGTCTCGTGAGTTAGAATACAGAATTTCCTTTAAGATCCACAGAGTACAGGAAGTGGGAGTTCTACAGCCAGCTGCCGTCTCTGTATATGAATACTACAACCAGAAGCCCTGTGAGAAGTTCTACCACCCACAGAGGGAGGGTGGTACTCTGAGCAGACTGTCTCTTGGAGACGTGTGCACGTGTGCGGAAGAGAGCTGCAGTATGCAGAAGAAAGATGAGCCAGATGTCAACCGCAACACTACGGTGCTGTCCTAG